In Thermobaculum terrenum ATCC BAA-798, one genomic interval encodes:
- the ssuD gene encoding FMNH2-dependent alkanesulfonate monooxygenase: MNVFWFIPTGGDGRYLGTSYLGRASNFDYLKQIAQAVDALGYEGALLPTGANCEDAWIVASSLIPLTRRMKFLVAVRPGLISPTLAARMAATFDRVSGGRLLINVVTGGNPQELAGDGLHLDHDERYEVTDEFLTVWRSIMSGNTVDFEGKHIKVKGGRLLFPPVQAPYPPLYFGGSSPVAQQVAAKHVDMYLSWGEPPEQLAEKISAVRQQAWEQGRSVRFGIRMHVIVRETEEEAWEAAERLISKLDDDTVARAQEVFAQMDSHGQHRMAALHNGRRDNLRIGPNLWAGVGLVRGGAGTALVGSPEQVVERMREYEALGVDTFIFSGYPHLEEAHRFAELVFPLLGLHKRLEGYNYTNYYGPIGEIVAEGGLIRNGGREVKR; the protein is encoded by the coding sequence ATGAACGTGTTCTGGTTCATACCTACTGGTGGAGACGGGAGATACTTGGGCACCTCCTATCTGGGGAGGGCATCCAACTTCGACTACCTCAAGCAGATCGCGCAGGCGGTGGACGCCCTGGGGTACGAGGGGGCCCTCCTGCCTACGGGCGCCAACTGCGAGGACGCCTGGATAGTGGCCTCCTCCCTCATACCCCTCACGAGGCGCATGAAGTTCTTGGTGGCTGTGCGCCCGGGGCTGATATCGCCCACGCTGGCCGCTCGCATGGCCGCCACCTTCGACCGGGTGTCCGGGGGGCGCCTGCTGATCAACGTCGTGACCGGTGGCAACCCGCAGGAGCTGGCCGGGGACGGCCTGCATCTGGACCACGATGAGCGCTATGAGGTCACGGACGAGTTCCTGACCGTGTGGCGGTCGATCATGAGCGGGAACACGGTGGACTTCGAGGGGAAGCACATCAAGGTGAAGGGAGGCCGGTTGCTGTTCCCGCCCGTGCAGGCGCCCTACCCACCCCTGTACTTCGGAGGCTCCTCGCCGGTGGCCCAGCAGGTGGCTGCCAAGCACGTGGACATGTACCTCAGCTGGGGCGAGCCGCCGGAGCAGTTGGCCGAGAAGATCTCCGCCGTGCGTCAGCAGGCGTGGGAGCAGGGCAGGTCGGTGCGCTTCGGGATCCGGATGCACGTCATCGTGCGCGAGACCGAGGAGGAGGCCTGGGAGGCGGCCGAGCGGCTGATCTCCAAGCTGGACGACGACACCGTCGCCCGCGCGCAGGAGGTGTTCGCGCAGATGGACTCCCACGGCCAACACCGGATGGCGGCCCTGCACAACGGCCGGAGGGATAACCTGCGGATAGGCCCCAACCTGTGGGCCGGCGTGGGCCTGGTGCGCGGCGGCGCCGGGACCGCCCTGGTGGGTAGCCCGGAGCAGGTGGTGGAGCGGATGCGCGAGTACGAGGCGCTGGGGGTGGACACCTTCATCTTCTCCGGCTACCCACACCTGGAGGAGGCGCACAGGTTCGCGGAGCTGGTGTTCCCGCTGCTCGGCCTGCACAAGCGCCTGGAGGGCTACAACTACACCAACTACTACGGCCCCATCGGCGAGATCGTGGCCGAGGGCGGGCTCATCCGCAACGGTGGCCGGGAGGTGAAGAGATGA
- a CDS encoding sulfonate ABC transporter substrate-binding protein: MSRIIYSWLLFPLILGLVLAGCGESALSSDSGSSGGGKVVRIGYQKGSSSLLVLKSQGTLEKDLKQLGYTLQWTEFQAGPPLLEALGAGSIDFGTTGAPPPIFAQAAGADLVYVAATKPSPKTQAILVPKTSDIKSVADLKGKKVAVQKGSSAHALLVQALEKAGLKYSDIQPVYLAPSDAKAAFEGGSVDAWSIWDPYYAMEVAETGARVIADGESAGLANRSFYLASRKFATEHKDAVDAILKALEGAEGWSEAHRDEVAKLVSSQTGVDEAVQREVEHRRVYGIIPVSDDIVREQQELADLFYSLGLIPKKINVRDAVLPEYQH; the protein is encoded by the coding sequence ATGAGCAGGATAATCTATAGTTGGTTGTTGTTCCCCCTGATCCTTGGCCTCGTGCTCGCCGGCTGCGGCGAGAGCGCCCTGAGCTCCGACTCGGGCAGCTCCGGCGGGGGCAAGGTAGTGCGCATAGGCTACCAGAAGGGATCCTCCTCCCTGCTGGTGCTTAAGTCCCAGGGCACCCTGGAGAAGGACCTCAAGCAGCTGGGCTACACCCTCCAGTGGACGGAGTTTCAGGCGGGACCGCCCTTGCTGGAGGCGCTGGGAGCCGGCAGCATAGACTTCGGCACGACCGGCGCACCTCCCCCGATCTTCGCCCAGGCAGCTGGGGCCGACCTGGTGTACGTGGCCGCCACCAAGCCCTCTCCCAAGACGCAGGCGATCCTCGTGCCGAAGACCTCGGACATCAAGTCCGTGGCCGACCTGAAGGGCAAGAAGGTGGCGGTGCAGAAGGGCTCTAGCGCCCACGCGCTGCTGGTGCAGGCCCTCGAGAAGGCGGGGCTCAAGTACAGCGACATCCAGCCGGTGTACCTGGCGCCATCGGACGCCAAGGCCGCCTTCGAGGGCGGGAGCGTGGACGCCTGGTCCATCTGGGATCCCTACTACGCCATGGAGGTCGCCGAGACCGGCGCGCGCGTGATAGCCGATGGTGAGTCCGCGGGCCTGGCCAACAGATCCTTCTACCTGGCGTCCCGCAAGTTCGCCACGGAGCACAAGGACGCCGTGGACGCCATCCTGAAGGCCCTGGAGGGTGCTGAGGGCTGGTCGGAGGCGCACCGGGACGAGGTGGCCAAGCTGGTGTCCTCCCAGACCGGGGTGGACGAGGCCGTGCAGCGCGAGGTGGAGCACCGCCGGGTATACGGCATAATCCCGGTCAGCGACGACATCGTGCGGGAGCAGCAGGAGCTGGCCGACCTGTTCTACAGCTTGGGACTGATCCCGAAGAAGATCAACGTCAGGGACGCGGTGCTCCCTGAGTACCAGCATTAG